In the Hordeum vulgare subsp. vulgare chromosome 7H, MorexV3_pseudomolecules_assembly, whole genome shotgun sequence genome, one interval contains:
- the LOC123410281 gene encoding benzoate O-methyltransferase-like, which translates to MMNIERDFYMSKGEGESSYAKNSRRPVIVISETRPVIEKSVKEVYAALLPKTMVVADLGCSSGPNTLIFVSNVINAIANHSSKLGDQGGHVEVQFFLNDLPGTDFNQLFRSLEQFKRSAEMDGKGDTLPPYYVSGVPDSYYTRLFPRRSVHLFHSSYCLHWRSQVPEGLEGKREVYLNGESMYIDNNTPPPVVKLFQEQFRKDFSLFLRLRHEELVFGGQMVLTFLGRKDEDVYTGDLNHLFGLLSQSLQSLVAKGLVEKEKVSSFNLPAYGPSVGEVVASVKESGAFDVAHIKLFEQNWDPYDDSEGDGMLDSARSSVNAAKCIRSVMESLVASHFGEHMLDALFEEYTRRVAGHLEKEKTKFTVVVLALKKI; encoded by the exons ATGATGAATATAGAACGTGATTTTTATATGTCCAAAGGGGAAGGAGAAAGTAGCTACGCCAAGAATTCTAGGCGACCA GTGATAGTTATCTCAGAGACTAGGCCGGTCATTGAGAAGTCTGTAAAAGAAGTGTACGCAGCTCTTCTCCCCAAAACTATGGTTGTAGCCGATCTGGGCTGTTCTTCGGGACCAAACACGTTGATCTTCGTCTCGAATGTGATCAACGCCATAGCTAACCATAGCAGTAAGCTCGGCGATCAGGGTGGTCATGTGGAGGTCCAGTTCTTCCTGAATGACCTACCAGGAACCGACTTCAACCAGCTCTTCCGGTCACTCGAACAGTTCAAGAGGTCAGCTGAAATGGATGGGAAGGGAGATACACTACCTCCATACTACGTTTCCGGGGTGCCAGACTCCTACTACACCAGGCTTTTTCCTCGTCGAAGCGTGCATCTCTTCCACTCCTCCTACTGCCTCCATTGGCGATCTCAG GTGCCGGAAGGTCTCGAGGGCAAAAGAGAAGTGTACCTAAATGGAGAGAGCATGTACATCGACAATAATACACCGCCGCCGGTGGTGAAGCTATTCCAAGAGCAGttcaggaaggatttctcgctGTTCCTGAGGCTTCGCCACGAAGAACTTGTGTTTGGCGGGCAAATGGTGCTAACATTCCTTGGGAGGAAGGACGAGGATGTGTATACTGGAGATCTCAACCATCTCTTTGGATTGCTTTCACAGTCTCTACAGTCTCTTGTCGCTAAG GGCCTTGTGGAGAAGGAGAAAGTAAGCTCCTTCAACTTACCAGCCTACGGGCCGTCGGTCGGCGAGGTGGTGGCGTCGGTGAAGGAAAGCGGCGCGTTCGACGTGGCTCATATCAAGCTCTTCGAGCAGAACTGGGACCCTTACGATGACTCGGAAGGCGACGGCATGCTCGATAGCGCCCGCAGCAGCGTCAACGCCGCCAAGTGCATCAGATCGGTGATGGAGTCGCTGGTCGCGAGCCATTTCGGAGAACACATGCTCGACGCGCTGTTCGAGGAGTACACGCGCCGCGTCGCCGGCCACCTCGAGAAGGAGAAGACCAAGTTCACCGTAGTCGTCCTTGCCTTGAAGAAAATATAG